One Hippocampus zosterae strain Florida chromosome 21, ASM2543408v3, whole genome shotgun sequence genomic region harbors:
- the ube2nb gene encoding ubiquitin-conjugating enzyme E2Nb — MAGLPRRIVKETQRLMQEPVPGITATPDEGNARYFHVVIGGPKDSPFEGGTFKLELFLPEEYPMAAPKVRFMTKIYHPNVDRLGRICLDILKEKWSPALQIRTVLLSIQALLSAPNPDDPLANDVAEQWKKSESTAIETARTWTKLYANCNNDHHNDRHSSTGV, encoded by the exons ATGGCTGGTTTGCCACGCAGGATTGTCAAG GAGACGCAGCGGCTGATGCAGGAACCCGTACCCGGCATCACGGCGACGCCCGATGAAGGCAACGCACGATACTTCCACGTGGTCATCGGGGGACCTAAAGACTCTCCTTTTGAAGGGGGCACATTTAAACTTGAACTCTTTCTCCCGGAGGAGTACCCCATGGCAGCCCCCAAAGTGCGATTCATGACCAAAATCTACCACCCGAATGTTGACCGACTGGGGAGAATATGTTTAGACATTTTGAAAG AGAAGTGGTCTCCAGCCCTGCAAATCCGCACAGTGTTGCTATCCATCCAGGCATTATTAAGCGCTCCCAATCCCGACGACCCCCTGGCAAACGACGTTGCCGAGCAGTGGAAGAAGAGTGAAAGCACCGCCATCGAAACAG cCCGAACATGGACCAAGCTGTATGCAAACTGCAACAACGACCATCACAACGACCGTCACAGTAGCACCGGGGTCTGA